A genome region from Portunus trituberculatus isolate SZX2019 chromosome 40, ASM1759143v1, whole genome shotgun sequence includes the following:
- the LOC123516087 gene encoding uncharacterized protein LOC123516087 yields the protein MFKMLKFENPSRLSGFKCSTLPLDKPTNNFAKMRRILRASGVGAEGRQDPPVLPVPTVPPYPIEMFESNQVLGHTNPAFIFTDEFLEANNLKATSPSASQVTSDDAPSSRSSPEGAVYSVTGGTVRSLGSSESDERTPHDCSPRDSEVTTLSDEASSGRQSFLSGVSRGSNEDSARGGSCSGSASNDGELIKHSSVIHSSNASSVHTAGSLPCTGPLNNSDTVDTGGPMASNDSIPNTDHRPSNGTVPKSDCIPSDASVKNEIPRPNVRSSSSDDALLASGPDSTSSSLPNGGPVPTSGSGTPLLKRCHISICRESLPNGGLVANSGPILNGGPLPNGGSVPNGSLIPNGGPVPNGGPVSNGGPIPNGGPVPRFPVPTHGTLQNGRDLKKRGFAPPSYVEVMSRGRLINTRLPQGQWPVRHPVSGRPVAKSASLSLSGSITPVHRGRIGGSLNFTRQGQQLHPGSSRYPNERHRMARDFPPPPRPEMTGGVAQAGRTAGSGAPPYRPSINHSKAGHPSGDQVDRAAASDPTNGRNSSHPSISTAQVTPSKASFPYTAKSAKPRRRERQ from the coding sequence ATgtttaaaatgttgaagtttgaaaATCCGTCTCGGCTCTCGGGTTTCAAATGTTCGACGCTGCCGCTCGACAAACCCACCAACAACTTCGCCAAGATGAGGCGAATCCTTCGGGCATCTGGAGTGGGGGCAGAGGGGCGCCAGGATCCCCCTGTCCTGCCCGTGCCCACTGTGCCGCCATACCCTATCGAGATGTTCGAAAGCAACCAAGTCCTCGGCCATACTAACCCAGCGTTCATCTTCACTGACGAGTTCCTTGAGGCCAACAACCTCAAGGCAACATCTCCATCCGCATCTCAGGTGACGAGTGACGACGCCCCCAGCTCTCGGTCCTCCCCGGAAGGCGCTGTGTATAGCGTGACGGGCGGCACGGTGAGGAGCCTGGGGTCAAGTGAGAGCGATGAGAGGACGCCTCATGACTGTTCCCCGCGAGACAGTGAAGTGACCACACTTAGTGATGAGGCTTCTTCGGGAAGACAGAGCTTCCTTAGCGGTGTTTCTCGAGGATCCAATGAAGACTCTGCTCGTGGTGGCAGTTGTAGCGGCTCTGCATCTAACGATGGTGAACTTATTAAGCATTCTTCTGTGATTCACTCGTCAAATGCTTCCTCTGTTCACACTGCAGGCTCATTGCCTTGCACTGGTCCACTAAATAACAGTGACACCGTAGATACAGGTGGCCCCATGGCAAGCAATGACTCTATACCCAACACTGACCACAGACCCAGTAATGGCACGGTGCCAAAAAGTGACTGTATCCCGAGCGATGCCTCTGTAAAAAACGAAATTCCCAGACCCAACGTTAGATCCTCCAGCAGCGATGATGCCTTGCTTGCCAGTGGTCCAGATTCCACCAGCAGTTCCTTACCAAATGGTGGCCCTGTTCCTACCAGTGGCAGCGGCACTCCTCTACTAAAACGGTGCCACATATCAATCTGCAGAGAATCCCTTCCCAATGGTGGCTTAGTGGCTAACAGTGGCCCGATTCTCAATGGTGGCCCTTTACCTAATGGTGGCTCTGTTCCTAATGGCAGTCTCATACCTAATGGTGGCCCTGTACCCAATGGTGGCCCCGTGTCTAATGGTGGACCCATACCTAACGGTGGACCTGTCCCGAGATTCCCTGTACCCACCCATGGCACTCTGCAGAATGGGAGAGACCTTAAGAAGAGAGGTTTTGCTCCTCCTTCCTATGTCGAAGTGATGAGCAGAGGGAGGCTGATAAACACGCGGCTGCCACAGGGACAGTGGCCCGTCAGACATCCAGTCAGTGGTCGCCCGGTGGCCAAGAGTGCGTCCCTCTCTCTCAGTGGATCCATCACCCCGGTTCATCGTGGACGAATTGGCGGGTCACTAAACTTCACACGACAGGGCCAGCAACTTCACCCAGGCAGCAGTCGCTACCCAAATGAGCGCCACAGGATGGCGAGAGACTTCCCTCCGCCGCCACGCCCGGAGATGACAGGTGGCGTGGCCCAGGCGGGAAGAACTGCGGGCAGTGGTGCGCCTCCCTACAGACCCTCCATAAATCACAGCAAGGCCGGCCATCCCTCAGGTGACCAGGTGGACAGGGCAGCTGCCAGCGACCCGACAAATGGAAGAAATTCGTCGCACCCTTCCATCAGCACGGCACAGGTCACACCCAGCAAGGCATCCTTCCCATATACAGCCAAGTCTGCAAAGCCAAGAAGGCGCGAAAGGCAATGA